AACGCTGTCCGCGCCGCCCACCCAGGCGCATGTCCACGAGGGTCCCCGCCTCGCCGGCGACCTCGCGATCTGGTTCTTCATCCTCGCCGAGCTGCTCGCCTTCGGGGTGTTCTTCGCCGCCTACGCCTTCACCCGCGCGAACAACATCGAGCTGTTCAACGCCGAGCAGGCGGCGCTGAATCGCAACGCCGGCGCGCTCAACACCGTGCTGCTGCTCACCGCGAGCTACTTCGTCGTGCGCGCGGTACAGGCCGCCGAGCGCGAGGCCGCGCGCCAGTGCGCCAACTGGCTGCTGGGCGCCATCCTCACCGGCTTCGGCTTCATCGTGGTCAAGATCGGCGAGTACGCGGCGGCCTTCGCGCACAACATCAGCCTGTCGAGCAGCCCGTTTCACATGTTCTACCTGTCGCTGACCTTCTTCCACTTCATGCACGTGATCCTGGGCCTGGTGATCCTGATCGCGATGTGGAACGGCGCGCGCCAGGGCCGCTACCGACCCGGCGACATGAACGGCCTCGAGACCGGTGCCGCCTACTGGCACATGGTCGATCTGGTGTGGCTGATCCTGTTCCCGCTGGTCTATGTCATTCACTGAGGAGTCGGCCATGACGAAAAGCATGCACGGCACGCCCAGAAGCTCGACCATCCTGTGGGTGACGCTGCTCCTGGCCACCCTGCTGACCTGGAGCATGGGCGCCCTGGGCGAGACCGGGCGCTGGGGCGTGGCCGCACTCGCCGTCATTTCCTTCTGGAAGGGCGCGGTGATCATTCTCGATTTCATGGCGCTGCGCAATGCGCCGCTGCTGTGGCGCGCCATCACGATGGGCTGGATGATCGTCGTCTGGGCCGTCATCGCCATCGCCTACATCAAGGGACTCGCACAATGAAGCCGGACACGCCCAACCTCGACATCCCCTTCTACCAGCCCGCCGGCGACGAGGTCGCGGTCTTCGAGCACGCCTGGAAGAACCGCCTGCCGCTGCTGATCAAGGGTCCGACCGGTTGCGGCAAGACCCGCTTCGTCGCCCACATGGCGGCCCGCCTCGGCCTGCCGCTGTACACCGTGGCCTGCCACGACGATCTCACCGCCGCCGACCTCGTCGGCCGCCACCTGATCGGCGACGGCAAGACGGTATGGTGCGACGGCCCGCTGACCCGCGCGGTGCGCGAAGGCGGCATCTGCTACCTCGACGAGGTGGTCGAGGCGCGCAAGGACACCACCGTGGTGCTGCACCCGCTCGCCGACGACCGCCGCATCCTGCCGATCGATCGCACCGGCGAACTGCTCGCGGCGCCGCCCAGCTTCATGCTGGTCGTGTCCTACAACCCCGGCTACCAGAACCTGCTCAAGGGCATGAAGCCGTCGACGCGACAGCGCTTCGTCAGCGTGCGCTTCGACTTCCCGCGCGCCGAGCAGGAGGAAGCGGTGCTGATCGGCGAGACCGCCTGCCAGCCCGACCTGGCCAGGCGCCTGGTGGCGATCGCCGGTGCGCTGCGCTCGCTGAAGGACCGCGATCTGGAAGAATCGGCGAGCACCCGCCTGCTCGTCTACGCGGCGCTGCTGATCAAGGACGGCATGGACCCGGTCGCGGCCTGCCGCGTCGGCATCGTCGAGAGCCTGACCGACGACGCCGAGGTGGCCGAAGGCCTGATGGAAGTCGTCGCCGCCACCTTCGGCCGCTGACGCCCTCGCCGGAGCGCCCGCATGAGCATCGATCGTCCCGACCCCCTCAAGCACGTCATGCCCGGCCCGCGCCTGGCGGTCGTTGCCGAGGCGCTGTTCCTGATCAACCTGATGCTGCTGCCGGGCCTGGCCTTTCTCGCCTTGATGGTGGTGTGGGCGATGAACCGCGACCACCCCGACCCGCTGGTGCGCAACCACCTGCGCCAGACCGGCTGGACCTGCATCTGGGGCGGCCTGCTGCTGGTGGTCATCAGCGTCGCCATCTTCCTGCTCGGCGGCTTCGACAACCCGTGGACCTGGGTGATCGGCGTGCTGTACTTCACCTTCGTGCATTCGAGTCTGATCCTGCTCGGCGTGATGGGCCTGTCGCGGGCCATCAACGGCCGCAACTGGCGCTTCCCCGTCTTCGGCCCGCGCGAGCGCGACTAGGCGGCGACCGCATCATGGCCCGCTCGCCCGCCGCCCCCTCCCTCCCCGCCACCCGCCGCGTGATTCCGATCGCGCCGGTCGGTGCCGGCGTCTCCTCCGCACGGCCACAGCGTACCCAGCGCCTGCGCACCGCGATGCAGGTCGGCTTCTTCGTGCTCTTCATCCTGGCGCCGGTCTTCGACCTCTTCCGCTACGACCTGAATGCCGACCATGCCTGGCTGCTCGGCATGGAATGGCGGCTCGGCCTCGATCCCTTCCTCGCCGGCGAGGCCAGCGCGCTGGAGGCGGCAGGCAACATCATCGTCAACCTGTTCGTTCCGCTGCTCGCCGTCGCCGCGCTGGTCATCGGCGTGGCCTGGCGCTGGGGCCGGCTGTATTGCGGCTGGCTGTGCCCGCACTTCTCGGTGGTGGAAACCATCAACCGCCTGATGGCGCGTGCCTCGGGCAAGCCCTCGGTGTGGGAACACCATCGCCTGCCGGCGTGGAAGCCCGACGGCACCCCGGCCAGGGTGGACGCGCGCTGGTGGGGCGTCGTGGTACCGGCCGCGGTCGCCTTCGCCTTCCTGTGGGCGGTGGTCCTGCTGACCTATCTGCTGCCACCGGCCGAGGTCTACGGGAACCTCTTCCGCGGGGAACTCACCCGCAACCAGTTCATCTTCATCACCGCCGCGACGGTGGTGCTGAGCCTCGAATTCCTGTTCGCCCGCCATCTGTTCTGCCGCTTCGTGTGCGCGGTCGGCCTGTTCCAGAGCCTGGCGTGGATGGGCAACAAGGATGCGATGGTGGTGGGCTTCAAGCGCGAGCGCGCCACCGACTGCGCCAGCTGCCTGCCCGACCGCCAGTCGGCCTGCGATGCGGTGTGCCCGATGCGGCTGCGTCCGCGCAACATCAAGCGCCACATGTTCACCTGCACCCAGTGCCGCCAATGCGTCGATGCCTGCGCGCAAACGCAGGCCGACAACCCCGACGGCCCGCTGCTGAGCTGGGTCGCCGACGAGGCCGCACGCCAGAACGAAGCGGGCTTCCGCGCGCTGAAGGATCACTAGGACCATGGAAGAAACCGTAGGCCTGCTCTGGCACCGCCTGATCACCCGCGCCGCCGGCGGGCATTTTCCCAAGGCGGCGGTCAAGTTGAAGGAGATCGAGAAGGTCGCCGGCGTGTTCTTCCGGGCGCTGGGCGGCGATCCCGGCCTGCGCGTCGCGGCCGCCACGGCCGACGCCCACGGTGCCCGCCGCAGCCTGCTGCAGCGCATCGCCGGCGCCGACGAGCGCATCGCCCGCGGCCGCATGGACATCGCCACGCTGCGCCTGCCGCCCGCGATCGACGCCCTGCCCGAGCGCGGCCTCAACCGCGACCTCTACCTGTGGCTCGCCGCACTCGCCGCCGGCCACGCCCCCGGCGACGCCGAGGCCGACGCGGCTGCCGATGCCGCGCTCGCGCCCCTGCCCGGCAGCGGCGTCGACGATGCCGCCACCGCGGAACTGCGGGCGAACCAGCGTGCCACGCTGCGCGCCCTGCAGCGCTGGCCCGGCATCGAGACACGCTACCGCCGCCTGGTTGACGCGGTGATCGCGCAACGCCCCAAGCTCGACAAGCTGCCGCCCGCCGAAGCTGAACGCGAACGCCTGCTGCGCCAGGCCCTGCATGCCCCGGGCAGCGTCGCCGCCCTCCCCGTCCTGCCGCCCAAGGCCAGGGCGACCCAGCCGGTATTGCTGTGGCTCAGCGACTTCCGCGGCGCCCGCCAGGGCGGGCTCACCGGCGCGGCCAACGCCGGCGCGGCCGGCGAGGCCGGCAACAGCAAGCCCGGTCGCGACAGCAGCGAGCAGGCCCACCGCGTCGAGCGCCACGACGACGCGCCCGAAAAGCACGGCATGATCATCCCCTTCCGCGCCGAGAGCCTGCTGTCGGTCGCGGAGTTCATCAAGGTCAAGCGCAGCACCGACGACGATCCCGACGACAACGCCGCCGATGCCGCGGCCAACCTCGAACAGCTCGCCATCACCCGCGACGGCGAGCGGGTAGCCTCCAAGGTGCGCTTCGACCTCGACCTGCCCTCGGCGGCCGAGGACGACGTCGTGCTCGGCGAGGGCATCCCGCTGCCGGAATGGGACTACCGCAAGGGCCTGCTGCGCGAGGACCACGTGCGCCTGCTCGAGCTCACGCCTGCCGCGCACGATCCGCGCGCCGCGCCCTGCCCGCTGCCCGAGCACCTGCGCCGCACGGCCCGCCGGCTGCACCGCCAGTTCGCCGCGCTCACCCCGGGGCGGCGCTGGCTCAAGGCCCAGACCGACGGCAGCGAGCTCGACATCGATGCGGTGGTGCGTGCTGCGACCGACCGCGCCATCGGCCACCACCCCTCCGACCAGCTCTACCTGTCGCTGGAGAAGCGCGAACGCGACCTCGCCTGCCTGGCGCTCGCCGACCTGTCGCTGTCCACCGACACCTGGATCTCCTCCGAGGCCCGCGTCATCGACGTCATCCGCGACTCGCTGCTGCTGTTCGGCGAGGCCCTGCTCGCCACCGGCGACCGCTTCGCGCTGTGCGGCTTCTCCTCGGTCAAGCGCAGCAACGTGCGCTTTCACCGCCTGAAGGACTTCGACCAGCGTTTCGACGACCGCGCGCGCGGACGCATCATGGCGATCAAGCCCGGCTACTACACCCGGCTCGGCGCGGCCATCCGCCACGCCACCCACGCCCTGGAGAAGGAATCGGCGGCGCGCCGCATCCTGCTGATCCTGTCCGACGGCAAGCCCAACGACCTCGACCTCTATGACGGCCGCTACGGCATCGAGGACACCCGGGTGGCAGTGGTCGAGGCGCGCAATCGCGGTGTGGTGCCGTTCTGCGTCACCATCGACCGCGAAGGTGCCAGTTACCTGCCCCACCTGTTCGGCCCGGCGGGCTTCGCGGTGATCCGCCAGCCCGACGAACTGCCGGCCCGACTACCGATGTTCTATGCCCAGCTCACGCGTTGACGCCATGAACCACTGCGACACTGTGTGCCGCGAGGCGCTGCAGGGCGCCACGCCCGCCGACCTGCCCATGACGGAAGTCGAGCGCCTGTGCCGCCTGCTCGGCCAGGCCTCGCTGTTCAACGGGCTCGCCTGTGCCGACATCGCGCGTTTCGCGCGTGGGGTGCGCGAGGTGAAGGTCGCCAAGGGCGACATCCTGTTCCACCGCGGCGACCCCTGCACCGGTTTCCACCTGATCCTCAGCGGCCAGATCAAGCTCGCCTTCACCTCCGCCGACGGCAACGAGAAGGTGGTGGACATCCTGCATCCGGGCAAGAGCTTCGGCGAGGCGGTGATGTTCATGGACAAGCCCTACGTGGTGATGGCGCAGGCGCTGAGCGACGCCACCCTGCTGTACATCGGCAAGCAGGTGTTCTTCGAGGAGATGGCGGGCGATCCGACCTTCTGTCGCAAGATCATCGCCGGACTGGCACAGCGCCTGCACCACCTGATGGCGGACGTCGAGAGCTACTCGCTGCGCTCCGGGCGGGAACGCGTGATCGGCTACCTGCTGCGCGAGGAGGAGCGCGAAGGCGAAGGCGTGGCCGAAGGCCAGGTCTCGATCCGCCTGCCCACCAGCAAAGGCACGATCGCCTCGCGGCTCAACCTCACCCAGGAACACTTCTCGCGCATCCTGCACGAGCTCACCAATGCCCGCCTGATCCAGGTCGAGGGCAGGACCATCCACATCCCCGACATCGGCCGCCTGCGCAAGAGCCTGGGCTGACCCCCTGCCTCAACATTGAGCAGTCTCCGCCAGCCCATGGCCAACATGGGCTGGCGGCACTTATCCACAAGCCGGCACACAGGCCTGTCCCCACCGGCTGGGGACAACCCGCCGATGCCGAGGCTCCCTGTGCCGGGCCGGCCGCCCGCCCCGGGTCCTCAGGCCATGTGCGCAGCGGGTCCGGCTGGCGCGAGCGACCGGCCGCGCCCCGCCATTGAAAAAGGGGCCGGAAGGCCCCTTTCGCGTTTTCTGCCCGGCGCGCATTGCGCGCCGCGGTTTCAGCCCTCCTTGCCGTCGACCCGTGCCCGCCACAGGAAGGGCGCGTAGCGCCACAGATAGAGCAGGAAGGCGACGGACCACAGCGTGGCCGCGGCATGCACGCCGCCGAGCTGCGCCACGGGGAGGAAGCCCACCGTCAGCACCCGCAGCAGGGCGGCGATCAGCACCAGCGCGTAGGCTGCGGTCTCGATGCCGCCGGCGACCAGCATGCGGCCGGTGTGACCGAGCGCGGTGCGGGTGATCATGCCGATGATCAGGCCGCCGGTGGCGCCGATCGCCAGCGCGTGGATGCCCGCCGAACGCGGCAGCACGCCGAACTGGGTCAGCGCGATCAGCGCCAGCCCGAGCGGAATCCACAGATAGGCCAGATGCAGCACCCACAGGATGGGCTGGCCGCGCGTCGCCCACGGGTTCCAGCCGCCCACGCGCGCGGCCTGCAGCGCGGCGGCGAGCAGCGACACTGCGCCCGCCCACGCCCCGGCACCGAGCGCCCACAGCAGCAGCGCGATGCCGGTGGCGATCGCCGCCGCCCAGTCCACCTTCACGTTGCGCCACTGCTTGACGCCGCGCACCGCGTTGAAGGTGAACATCGGGATCACCCGGCCGCCGACGATGGTCTCCAGCAGCACGACCAGGCCGAGGGCCAGATGCATCGCGGTCAGCGGATCGGCCTCGATCACGCCGAGCGCAGCGAGGTGGAAGAACAGGTTGGCGAGCGCGAGCATGGCGGGCAGCGCGCCGACGAAGTAGTTGCGCTTGCTCTTGGCCTTGATCAGCACCGTGAGCAGCATCCCCGCCGCCACCGGCAGGAAGGCCAGGTCCACGATCGCCACCCAGGCGCCGCTGCCGAAGGCCATCGCCAGCCGGCCGGCAAGCCACACCGCGGCGAGCACCATCAGCGGCTTGCCCGTGGGCGTGTCGAGCCCGGTCCAGTTGCGCCCGGCGGTGAACAGGAAGCCGATGATCACCGCGACCGCGAAGCCGAAGATCATCTCGTGCGCATGCCACCAGATGCCCGGCATGGGCAGTTCGATCGCGCCGGAGTAGGCGACCGCCCACACCGGCACAGCGATCGCCGCGAACAGCGCGGCGAGCAGGTAGAAGGGCCGGAAGGCGAGCGCCCACAGCGAGAAGGTCTCGGGCGGGATGCGTTTGGTGGTCGGTTCGTCGAGGCGGATCAGCGCCATGTTCCTATCTCTTTCGTTCTGAAGGGGTTGATGAAGGGGTCACGCTCGCGGCCGAAGCGGTTCCGGCCGCCGGGGTTCAGTGGCTGGTGCCTTCCTCGCGCGTGATCTTGTTCCAGACGTTGTACTTGCCCACCGGCTTGCGCATCGGCAGGCGCTTCACTTCCTCGAGGGTCTGCGCGTCATAGACGATCACCGCGCCCTCGTCCTCCCACAGGCTGGCGAGCGCATAGCGGCCGTCGCGGGTGAACTCGATGTGGGCGAGCGTCTTGCCCGGCTCGCCGATGATCTCCTTGACCACCTCGAGCGTGTGCTTGTCGATGACCTGCAGGATGTGCTTCGCCTCCGGGCTCATCATCGAATCGACGAAGGCGAAACGGCTGTTGCTGTGGCTGCGCAGGAAGAAGCCGGGGCCGCGGGTGGGGATGCGCCTGACGACTTCCCAGGTCTTCATGTCGATGACCGTGACCTCGCCCGCCTTCAGGTTGGTGCTCGCCATCACCGTGCGCGGCGCGGCATCCGGCCCGGCGGCGGGGTCCTTCCACTCCCAGGTGATGCCGGAACCCAGGTGCGGCATGCCGTCGAGCGGCAGGTTGGCGATCTTCTTGCGCACGTCCAGGTTGACCACCTGGCCGACGCCGTCGCGCGAGGCGCCCATCAGCTCCGAGTAGTCCTGGGTGAAGAAGAAGTCGTCGAGCACCTCGGCGAGGATGGTGCGGCGCGGGTTCAGGTAGCCGGGGATGAAGCTCCCCTCGCGCTGGGTGTAGTCGTGGATGTAGCTG
This genomic stretch from Thauera sp. GDN1 harbors:
- a CDS encoding 4Fe-4S binding protein: MARSPAAPSLPATRRVIPIAPVGAGVSSARPQRTQRLRTAMQVGFFVLFILAPVFDLFRYDLNADHAWLLGMEWRLGLDPFLAGEASALEAAGNIIVNLFVPLLAVAALVIGVAWRWGRLYCGWLCPHFSVVETINRLMARASGKPSVWEHHRLPAWKPDGTPARVDARWWGVVVPAAVAFAFLWAVVLLTYLLPPAEVYGNLFRGELTRNQFIFITAATVVLSLEFLFARHLFCRFVCAVGLFQSLAWMGNKDAMVVGFKRERATDCASCLPDRQSACDAVCPMRLRPRNIKRHMFTCTQCRQCVDACAQTQADNPDGPLLSWVADEAARQNEAGFRALKDH
- a CDS encoding CbbQ/NirQ/NorQ/GpvN family protein; translation: MKPDTPNLDIPFYQPAGDEVAVFEHAWKNRLPLLIKGPTGCGKTRFVAHMAARLGLPLYTVACHDDLTAADLVGRHLIGDGKTVWCDGPLTRAVREGGICYLDEVVEARKDTTVVLHPLADDRRILPIDRTGELLAAPPSFMLVVSYNPGYQNLLKGMKPSTRQRFVSVRFDFPRAEQEEAVLIGETACQPDLARRLVAIAGALRSLKDRDLEESASTRLLVYAALLIKDGMDPVAACRVGIVESLTDDAEVAEGLMEVVAATFGR
- a CDS encoding cytochrome c oxidase subunit 3 family protein, with amino-acid sequence METSTTTLSAPPTQAHVHEGPRLAGDLAIWFFILAELLAFGVFFAAYAFTRANNIELFNAEQAALNRNAGALNTVLLLTASYFVVRAVQAAEREAARQCANWLLGAILTGFGFIVVKIGEYAAAFAHNISLSSSPFHMFYLSLTFFHFMHVILGLVILIAMWNGARQGRYRPGDMNGLETGAAYWHMVDLVWLILFPLVYVIH
- a CDS encoding Crp/Fnr family transcriptional regulator, producing MNHCDTVCREALQGATPADLPMTEVERLCRLLGQASLFNGLACADIARFARGVREVKVAKGDILFHRGDPCTGFHLILSGQIKLAFTSADGNEKVVDILHPGKSFGEAVMFMDKPYVVMAQALSDATLLYIGKQVFFEEMAGDPTFCRKIIAGLAQRLHHLMADVESYSLRSGRERVIGYLLREEEREGEGVAEGQVSIRLPTSKGTIASRLNLTQEHFSRILHELTNARLIQVEGRTIHIPDIGRLRKSLG
- a CDS encoding cytochrome C oxidase subunit IV family protein, producing MTKSMHGTPRSSTILWVTLLLATLLTWSMGALGETGRWGVAALAVISFWKGAVIILDFMALRNAPLLWRAITMGWMIVVWAVIAIAYIKGLAQ
- a CDS encoding NnrS family protein, encoding MALIRLDEPTTKRIPPETFSLWALAFRPFYLLAALFAAIAVPVWAVAYSGAIELPMPGIWWHAHEMIFGFAVAVIIGFLFTAGRNWTGLDTPTGKPLMVLAAVWLAGRLAMAFGSGAWVAIVDLAFLPVAAGMLLTVLIKAKSKRNYFVGALPAMLALANLFFHLAALGVIEADPLTAMHLALGLVVLLETIVGGRVIPMFTFNAVRGVKQWRNVKVDWAAAIATGIALLLWALGAGAWAGAVSLLAAALQAARVGGWNPWATRGQPILWVLHLAYLWIPLGLALIALTQFGVLPRSAGIHALAIGATGGLIIGMITRTALGHTGRMLVAGGIETAAYALVLIAALLRVLTVGFLPVAQLGGVHAAATLWSVAFLLYLWRYAPFLWRARVDGKEG
- a CDS encoding VWA domain-containing protein, which produces MEETVGLLWHRLITRAAGGHFPKAAVKLKEIEKVAGVFFRALGGDPGLRVAAATADAHGARRSLLQRIAGADERIARGRMDIATLRLPPAIDALPERGLNRDLYLWLAALAAGHAPGDAEADAAADAALAPLPGSGVDDAATAELRANQRATLRALQRWPGIETRYRRLVDAVIAQRPKLDKLPPAEAERERLLRQALHAPGSVAALPVLPPKARATQPVLLWLSDFRGARQGGLTGAANAGAAGEAGNSKPGRDSSEQAHRVERHDDAPEKHGMIIPFRAESLLSVAEFIKVKRSTDDDPDDNAADAAANLEQLAITRDGERVASKVRFDLDLPSAAEDDVVLGEGIPLPEWDYRKGLLREDHVRLLELTPAAHDPRAAPCPLPEHLRRTARRLHRQFAALTPGRRWLKAQTDGSELDIDAVVRAATDRAIGHHPSDQLYLSLEKRERDLACLALADLSLSTDTWISSEARVIDVIRDSLLLFGEALLATGDRFALCGFSSVKRSNVRFHRLKDFDQRFDDRARGRIMAIKPGYYTRLGAAIRHATHALEKESAARRILLILSDGKPNDLDLYDGRYGIEDTRVAVVEARNRGVVPFCVTIDREGASYLPHLFGPAGFAVIRQPDELPARLPMFYAQLTR